The sequence CTCTTTCGCGGCAGGCTACCGCGCCCCGGGTCGCATTGTTTACGTCAGTTGCAATCCCGCCACCCTCGCGCGTGATGCGGGGCTGCTGGTGCACCAGGCAGGCTATCGCTGTGTTGCGGCCGGGGCGGTCAACATGTTCCCGCATACCGCGCACGTGGAAAGCATGGCGGTCTTCGAAAGGAGCTGAGCACAAAAGAGAAGGGGGCCCAAAGGGCCCCCGCTTTCTGCATTGCCGACAAGTCGTCAGTCGCGCTCGCCACCGAAGATGCCGAGCAGGCTCAACAGGTGCACGAAGACGTTGTAGACGTCGAGGTAGATCGCCAGCGTGGCGGTGACGTAGTTCGTCTCGCCGCCATCGACGACGCGCTTCAGGTCGTACAGCATGTAGGCCGAGAAGATCACGACGGCCAGCACCGACACCGTCATCATCAACGCGGGCATCTGCAGCCAGATGTTGGCCACGCTCGCGACGATGAGGCCGATCACGCCGACGAATAGCCACTTGCCCATGCCGGAGATGTCGCGCTTGATCGTGGTCGCCAGGGTGGCCATGCCAAAGAACACCAGGGCGGTGCCGCCGAAGGCCATGGTGATCAGCTGGCTGCCGTTGCGATAGCTGCCGAGCACGCCGCCGATCAGGCGCGACAGCATCAAGCCCATGAAGAAGGTGAAGGCCAGCAGCAGGACGACGCCCAGGCCGGAGTTCTTGGTCTTCTCGATGGCGAAGAAGAAGCCGAAGGCAACGCCCATGAACACCAGGAAGCCGATGAACGGGCTGCCGGCGAACCAGGCGAAGCCCATTTGCATGCCGACCCAGGAGCCCAGCACGGTGGGTACCAACGAAAGTGCGAGCAGCCAGTAGGTGTTGCGCAGGACGCGGTTGCGCTGCTCAACGGAAGGGACCGCATCGGAAAAACCGTACGCGGTCTGCAGGTTGTCGTTCATGAAACCTCCTTGAAAAAGACGATTGGGCTCTCGGACCCGGACGCCAAAATTCTAGTTCCGGCTGGCGGGTCGCAGCATCCACGAAAACGTGCAGGCAGGGAGCGTGCCTGCTCGTGGGGGATCAGGCTGCGACGGCGATGGGAACGTGGAGGGTGGTGATGCCGTGCTGGCGGGGCGCGGCCGAGCGGGCAGCTTCAAAGACACCGCGTGCGCAATCGGTGCAGCGGCCGCAGCATGAGGCCACGCCACTGTCCATCTGGAGCTCATCGAAGCTCGTGCACCCGTTGTGGGCATGGCGCTCGATGTCACGGTCAGAAACTCGACGGCAAACGCAAACGATCATGTCGATCCTCGGGAGCCCAGACCTCGGGCTGATGGATCGCACTATAAATAAGAATGATTCGCAGTTCAAGCGCGCCCGATCCCCATTCGGGGGATTAGTAGGCGCTCTCGGCGCGCGAGGCGCCGTCAGGAACTGATTTCACCCATCTGCGACTGCTGGTAGTTCTGCAACCCCACCTTGTTCACGAGTTCGAGCTGGGTCTCCAGGAAGTCGATGTGCTCCTCGGTGTCGTCAAGGATGCCTTGCAGCAGATCGCGCGACACGTAGTCCCGCACCGATTCGCAATGCGCAATGCCGTCCTTGATGGTGAGCTGGGCGGCTTGCTCGAGCTTCAAGTCGCACTGCAGGACTTCGACTGTGTCCTCGCCGATCAAGAGCTTGCCCAGGTCCTGCAGGTTCGGCAGGCCGTCGAGGGTGAGGATGCGGTCCATGAGTTTGTCAGCGTGCTTCATCTCGCCGATGGACTCGGCGTATTCCTTCGCGGCCAGCTTATCCAGGCCCCAGTGCTTGAATATCCTGTAGTGCAGGAAGTACTGGTTGATGGCCGTGAGCTCGTTCTTCAGCTGCGCGTTGAGGAACTCGATGACCTTGGCATCGCCCTTCATGGTCGTGTCCTTTTTGTTGGTGTGGGGAAGCATTCATTATCAGAGGCGGATGGGGCGTCGCTGCATCTCATTACGCTCTGACCGGACTCTCGAACCGATACGCGTTCTCGTCCGCATTCGCACATCTCACGCGCAGGCGGAATGTCGCGCTCGAGTACAATTCGAAGGTTTACCCGCAAA comes from Piscinibacter sp. HJYY11 and encodes:
- a CDS encoding Bax inhibitor-1/YccA family protein yields the protein MNDNLQTAYGFSDAVPSVEQRNRVLRNTYWLLALSLVPTVLGSWVGMQMGFAWFAGSPFIGFLVFMGVAFGFFFAIEKTKNSGLGVVLLLAFTFFMGLMLSRLIGGVLGSYRNGSQLITMAFGGTALVFFGMATLATTIKRDISGMGKWLFVGVIGLIVASVANIWLQMPALMMTVSVLAVVIFSAYMLYDLKRVVDGGETNYVTATLAIYLDVYNVFVHLLSLLGIFGGERD
- a CDS encoding bacterioferritin-associated ferredoxin, coding for MIVCVCRRVSDRDIERHAHNGCTSFDELQMDSGVASCCGRCTDCARGVFEAARSAAPRQHGITTLHVPIAVAA
- the bfr gene encoding bacterioferritin: MKGDAKVIEFLNAQLKNELTAINQYFLHYRIFKHWGLDKLAAKEYAESIGEMKHADKLMDRILTLDGLPNLQDLGKLLIGEDTVEVLQCDLKLEQAAQLTIKDGIAHCESVRDYVSRDLLQGILDDTEEHIDFLETQLELVNKVGLQNYQQSQMGEISS